A genome region from Vallitalea okinawensis includes the following:
- a CDS encoding ABC transporter ATP-binding protein, with amino-acid sequence MSNSIELKNVTKKYKTNRGVVNINLSTGEGEIFGLLGPNGAGKTTTLKLITGLLNKQEGSISIGDKEMEKDYESYMKQIGCMIGDVRLYPNLNALQHMVLVTNYYTSITDTRRNEVLDKVGLSQFVNERTRNYSTGMKQRLAFAMSVIHQPKVLLLDEPFSGMDIEGKSMIRTYIKYLAEKEGMSIIVSSHLIHDIEDIATRVAIMDRGEIIKITNKEDALKEHKTLEDYFLTSIKDRRVTA; translated from the coding sequence TTGAGTAATTCTATAGAACTAAAAAATGTAACTAAAAAATACAAAACCAATAGAGGTGTAGTAAATATAAATCTATCTACTGGTGAAGGTGAAATTTTTGGCTTGTTAGGACCAAATGGAGCAGGTAAAACCACAACTCTAAAATTAATTACTGGTTTATTAAATAAACAAGAAGGCTCAATTAGTATAGGTGATAAAGAAATGGAAAAAGATTATGAATCTTATATGAAACAAATAGGTTGCATGATAGGTGATGTCAGACTGTATCCAAATCTTAATGCTTTGCAGCATATGGTCCTCGTTACAAATTATTATACTTCAATCACCGATACAAGAAGAAATGAAGTTTTGGATAAGGTTGGATTAAGCCAGTTTGTTAATGAACGTACTAGAAATTATTCAACGGGAATGAAGCAAAGGTTAGCCTTTGCTATGTCTGTTATCCATCAACCTAAGGTATTACTTTTAGATGAACCTTTCAGCGGGATGGATATTGAAGGTAAATCCATGATAAGAACTTATATTAAATACTTGGCAGAAAAAGAAGGTATGTCTATAATTGTATCTTCTCATCTGATTCATGATATAGAAGATATTGCAACAAGAGTGGCTATAATGGATCGCGGAGAAATTATTAAAATAACTAATAAAGAAGATGCCCTTAAAGAACATAAAACTTTAGAAGACTATTTCTTAACATCTATAAAAGATAGGAGGGTTACTGCATGA
- a CDS encoding ABC transporter permease — MNTFLPTVKNECMKLFARKRTKVFILILALLTVLLVVLQYTANSFLGFNIIQSDQLAKTIIELMFMFIVPLFTFILGVDSFASEKSQGTLKILLTSPVSRIKLYFSKLVALTIANLLMVFSILIVAIIGSAFSASDAFFSGTIEAFITCILVIIPLGLISAWGLLIGQLFSNGSMAIGLGVLGLFLINVGQVFIDKLYVLSPLTYMDFYSPLMNSSIGINFFMILLYMVAYYIILVSAGLLRLTTAES, encoded by the coding sequence ATGAATACATTTTTGCCAACTGTAAAAAATGAATGCATGAAATTATTCGCTAGAAAGCGTACAAAAGTATTCATTCTAATTTTAGCGCTATTAACAGTTTTATTAGTTGTACTACAATATACCGCAAATAGCTTTTTAGGATTCAACATTATCCAATCTGATCAATTGGCTAAAACAATTATAGAGTTAATGTTTATGTTCATCGTACCATTATTCACGTTTATATTGGGGGTAGATAGTTTTGCAAGTGAGAAAAGTCAAGGAACCCTTAAAATATTGTTAACAAGTCCTGTATCGCGTATTAAACTCTATTTCTCAAAACTCGTTGCTTTAACCATCGCTAATCTTTTAATGGTTTTCTCCATACTAATTGTGGCAATAATAGGAAGTGCTTTTAGTGCATCGGATGCCTTTTTCAGTGGTACTATTGAAGCCTTCATAACTTGTATTCTAGTAATCATACCCTTAGGTCTTATTTCTGCATGGGGATTATTAATCGGACAACTTTTTTCAAATGGTTCAATGGCTATTGGCTTAGGTGTATTAGGATTGTTCCTTATTAATGTAGGTCAGGTATTCATTGATAAACTATATGTACTGTCACCTTTAACCTACATGGATTTCTATAGTCCATTGATGAATAGCAGTATAGGCATCAACTTCTTTATGATATTGCTATATATGGTCGCCTACTATATAATATTAGTATCTGCTGGATTACTTAGATTAACTACTGCAGAAAGCTAG